One Candidatus Flexicrinis proximus DNA window includes the following coding sequences:
- the rpsK gene encoding 30S ribosomal protein S11, producing MARGKTGATSRKATKKVVKNIPYGQAHIFATFNNTIVSMTDQSGNVVAWASAGTSGFTGSRKSTPYAARLAAQSAADNASGHGMKEVDVYVKGPGPGRESAIRAIQASGLKVRSITDQTPVPHNGVRPPKKRRV from the coding sequence ATGGCACGCGGAAAGACTGGGGCTACCAGCCGTAAGGCGACCAAAAAAGTCGTCAAGAATATCCCTTACGGTCAGGCCCATATTTTTGCCACATTCAACAACACCATCGTCTCGATGACCGATCAGTCGGGCAACGTTGTGGCGTGGGCAAGCGCTGGTACTTCAGGCTTTACGGGCAGCCGTAAGAGCACGCCGTATGCGGCGCGCTTGGCTGCTCAATCGGCGGCGGATAACGCCTCCGGTCATGGCATGAAGGAAGTCGATGTATACGTCAAGGGCCCTGGCCCCGGCCGTGAGTCGGCTATCCGCGCCATCCAGGCCAGTGGTCTCAAGGTGCGTTCGATCACCGATCAGACGCCTGTGCCCCACAACGGTGTGCGTCCTCCGAAGAAGCGCCGCGTTTAA